From the genome of Scytonema hofmannii PCC 7110, one region includes:
- a CDS encoding DUF4351 domain-containing protein, which produces MIDHDSLFKKLISQFLPEFIELFFADISNSWDKNSVTFLPQEVFSEIPEGEKKIIDLLFTAQWRNQQTLFIIHVEHQSYTQPNFNQRMFRYFSRLHEKYCLPVYPIVIYSHDAPKTPVSDSYRVELLGWTILEFHYKVIQLNRLNWQDFVNERNPVASALMSKMRMSTTERPTVKLMSLQMLSSLGLNYAQVKLISGFIDTYLRLNDSETAIFEEQLARIEPRQKEEVMQIVTSWMEEGLQQGRVEGRVEGRVEGREQEAMTLVLRLLKRRFGTLDFQIEESIQNLSTSSLEDLAEALLDFTSVADLQAWLQAR; this is translated from the coding sequence ATGATTGACCATGACAGCCTGTTTAAAAAACTCATTTCGCAATTTTTGCCAGAATTTATTGAATTGTTCTTTGCTGATATCAGTAACAGTTGGGATAAAAACTCTGTGACATTTCTCCCCCAAGAAGTCTTCAGCGAGATTCCAGAGGGCGAAAAGAAAATCATCGATTTGTTGTTCACAGCCCAATGGCGAAATCAACAGACTCTGTTTATTATTCATGTTGAGCACCAATCCTACACCCAACCTAATTTTAATCAGCGAATGTTTCGCTATTTCAGTCGCTTGCACGAAAAATATTGTTTACCTGTGTATCCGATTGTCATTTATTCTCATGATGCCCCAAAAACGCCCGTCTCCGATTCCTATCGTGTGGAATTGTTAGGGTGGACAATTTTAGAGTTTCACTACAAAGTCATTCAACTCAATCGCCTCAACTGGCAAGATTTTGTCAACGAGCGCAATCCAGTGGCGAGTGCGTTGATGTCGAAAATGCGGATGAGCACAACTGAACGTCCTACGGTCAAGCTGATGTCACTACAAATGCTTTCGAGTTTGGGACTCAACTACGCACAAGTCAAGTTAATCTCCGGATTTATTGACACCTACCTGAGGTTAAATGATTCAGAAACAGCCATTTTTGAAGAACAGCTTGCTAGGATTGAACCAAGGCAGAAGGAGGAAGTTATGCAAATTGTTACGAGTTGGATGGAAGAAGGTCTGCAACAAGGAAGAGTTGAAGGAAGAGTTGAAGGAAGAGTTGAAGGAAGAGAGCAAGAAGCGATGACTCTTGTGTTGCGTTTACTCAAGCGTCGCTTCGGGACGCTAGACTTTCAAATAGAGGAGTCAATTCAGAATTTATCCACATCTTCGTTAGAAGATTTAGCGGAAGCTTTGTTAGATTTTACCAGTGTTGCTGATTTACAAGCTTGGTTGCAAGCTCGGTAA
- a CDS encoding RrF2 family transcriptional regulator produces the protein MELSNKTEYAILSLLALAKCYADGESLQIREIAARQNIPNRYLEELLATLRRGGLIKSIRGVKGGYVLAREPQKITVLEALRCIEGLDDEPGKPSNIKTVETEVIRDVWQEVRQAAYDVLQKHTLQDLCEQRISKRQMELMYYI, from the coding sequence ATGGAACTTTCAAACAAAACAGAGTATGCAATTCTCTCTTTGCTAGCACTGGCAAAATGCTATGCTGACGGTGAATCATTGCAAATCCGAGAGATAGCAGCACGTCAAAACATTCCCAACCGCTATTTAGAAGAACTTCTAGCAACTCTAAGGCGTGGAGGTTTGATTAAGAGCATACGCGGGGTGAAAGGAGGTTACGTTTTGGCACGGGAACCTCAAAAAATTACGGTTCTGGAGGCTTTGCGCTGTATAGAAGGGTTAGATGATGAACCAGGTAAGCCTTCCAATATCAAAACAGTAGAAACTGAAGTCATTCGTGATGTTTGGCAAGAAGTTCGTCAAGCAGCTTACGACGTTTTACAAAAACATACACTTCAAGATCTTTGCGAACAGCGAATCTCTAAGCGGCAAATGGAACTCATGTACTATATATGA